The following proteins are co-located in the Osmia lignaria lignaria isolate PbOS001 chromosome 12, iyOsmLign1, whole genome shotgun sequence genome:
- the LOC117602949 gene encoding NEDD8-conjugating enzyme UBE2F, protein MITLRGKLKKESDIANSKNKDYNKRVSIRDKLLIKEVQEMEHTLPSTCQVKFHDPHCLHEFILLIVPDEGYWIGGRFYFQIYISEDYNMAPPKVKCLTKLWHPNISEDGDVCLSILRQSSIDGMGWAPTRKLKDVVWGLNSLFTDLLNFDDPLNREAADLFIKDKESFRSRVKDYVMQYAKR, encoded by the exons atgattactttaagaggaaaattgaaaaaggagAGTGACATAgcaaattcaaaaaataaagaCTATAATAAACGCGTTTCAATACgcgataaattattaatcaaagaG GTACAAGAAATGGAACATACCTTACCTAGTACATGTCAGGTTAAATTTCATGATCCTCATTGTCTACACGAATTTATACTTTTGATTGTTCCTGATGAAGGGTACTGGATTGGAGGCAGattttattttcagatttatataTCCGAAGATTATAACATGGCT CCTCCAAAAGTCAAGTGCTTGACAAAGCTATGGCATCCAAATATAAGCGAAGATGGTGATGTATGTCTTTCAATATTAAGACAAAGTAGTATAGATGGAATGGGTTGGGCACCGACCCGAAAGCTTAAGGATGTTGTATGGGGTTTGAATTCTCTTTTTACT GATCTTTTAAATTTTGATGATCCTTTGAATAGAGAGGCAgctgatttatttataaaagataaGGAATCTTTTAGAAGTAGGGTAAAAGATTATGTTATGCAGTATGCAAAAAGatga
- the LOC117602942 gene encoding uncharacterized protein LOC117602942, whose protein sequence is MMLEYNYFFYPNACHICKKFGEEISLKRCGNCTMISYCSKKHQKEHWLEHKDLCNAICTVLKDNQVSSFLNNKQNLNSWTEMKMNFMLLVAIKIGRKLKHYEEEMFKFIRSCAVCHEQNLKVLEDCSNCPNTSFCTKHKNDIEHKKVCYLIKLCYTLDIASIIYKEEIPKMRVPSPTDHISLPQNIKDLIHYYMEPRTISHLSIEEETMIHTEYLTRPLTLLYALQKLRYSLKNRSIVIHVIAANIIDIDGIEFGEILLHWYPNIETANIVLIGPELSTGSIPINLCKDCQYNNKQFFIEIHGILYDDFAKSISYVKPDIIIGYNAGIHECEDFKSENDTWRQSLQIIAKQECPFILTSYTLIEAKKEQERLNTVLGRDIECAFCDQNPYCSLRPYRDFETERVYYQNQYLLIYANLEAL, encoded by the coding sequence atgaTGCTCGAATACAATTACTTTTTTTATCCAAATGCATGTcacatttgtaaaaaatttgGTGAGGAAATCTCTTTAAAACGATGTGGCAATTGCACAATGATCTCTTATTGTTCCAAGAAGCATCAGAAAGAACATTGGTTAGAGCACAAAGATCTGTGCAATGCAATATGTACTGTTTTAAAGGATAACCAGGTATCAagctttttaaataacaaacaaaATCTGAATAGTTGGactgaaatgaaaatgaatttcatgTTATTAGTAGCAATTAAGATTGGTCGCAAATTAAAACACTATGAAgaagaaatgtttaaatttattagatCATGCGCTGTATGTCATGAGCAGAATTTAAAAGTTTTGGAAGATTGTTCCAATTGTCCGAATACTAGCTTTTGTACAAAGCACAAAAAtgatatagaacataaaaaagtttgTTATCTCATAAAGTTATGTTACACTTTAGATATAGCTTCAATAATATACAAAGAGGAAATACCTAAAATGAGGGTACCATCTCCTACAGATCACATAAGTTTACcacaaaatattaaagatttaataCATTATTATATGGAACCACGTACAATTTCACATTTGTCAATTGAAGAAGAAACAATGATTCACACAGAATATCTCACAAGACCTTTAACTCTTCTTTATGCATTACAAAAATTAAGATATTCATTAAAGAACCGTAGTATAGTTATTCATGTTATTGCAGCTAATATAATAGATATTGATGGTATAGAATTTGGGGAAATTCTGTTACACTGGTACCCAAATATAGAGACAGCAAATATTGTATTAATTGGACCTGAATTATCTACAGGTTCTATACCAATAAACCTTTGTAAAGACTGTCAGTATAACaacaaacaatttttcattgaaatacaTGGTATACTTTATGACGATTTTGCCAAAAGTATTTCATATGTTAAGCCAGATATTattattggatataatgcaggAATTCATGAATGTGAAGACTTTAAATCTGAGAATGATACATGGAGACAATCTTTGCAAATCATAGCTAAACAAGAATGTCCATTTATTTTAACATCTTACACTTTAATAGAAgcaaaaaaagaacaagaaagacTGAATACTGTTTTAGGTAGAGATATAGAATGTGCATTTTGTGATCAAAATCCATATTGTAGCTTAAGACCATACAGAGATTTTGAAACTGAGAGAGTATACTATCAAAATCAATACTTACTTATTTATGCAAACTTAGAAGCAttgtaa
- the Vps25 gene encoding vacuolar protein sorting 25: MAEIEWPWQYSFPPFFTLQPHTETRAKQIAAWKSLILEYYRITKQSIIDIREVHSSPVFNNATINRKLPSEMLLLILEELSKSGNATPLDKTKQRWLVYWHTLEEWGEIIYNWAQENGFTGSVCTLFELTQGEDTVNQEFHGLDTEVLIRALKTLEANKKAELILFDDNQGVKFF, translated from the exons ATGGCAGAAATTGAATGGCCATGGCAATACAGTTTTCCACCCTTTTTTAC TCTTCAACCTCATACAGAAACTAGAGCCAAGCAAATAGCAGCCTGGAAAAgtttaattttagaatattatcgTATCACAAAACAATCCATTATAGATATACGTGAAGTACATTCAAGCCCAGTATTTAATAATGCAACAATTAATC GAAAGTTACCATCAGAGATGctattattaatattagaagaATTATCCAAATCAGGAAATGCAACTCCATTAGATAAAACAAAGCAAAGATGGCTAGTTTATTGGCATACTTTAGAAGAATGGGgtgaaataatttacaattgGGCACAGGAGAATGGATTCACAGGGTCTGTATGTACTTTGTTTGAATTAACACAAGGAGAGGATACAGTGAATCAAG aatttcatGGGCTTGATACAGAAGTATTAATCAGAGCGCTTAAGACATTAGAAGCAAATAAAAAGGCTGAGTTGATTTTGTTTGATGATAATCAAGGTGTTAAGTTCTTTTAA
- the Eaat1 gene encoding excitatory amino acid transporter 1: MARPRKWKNFMSENMLTMLTVLGVIAGVILGFILRNAKSEPWSKREIMYIQFPGDIFLRMLKALILPLILASIVSAIGGLDLNLSGRIGIRSIYYYSATTISAVILGIILVLLIKPGNFSTQSLVAIGDAKAPRDVTTIDTLLDLVRNVFPPNLIQACIAQYRTILVKPENATGVNSIYEWNISHEYGEGMNTLGLVFFGIVFGIALSKMGEAGKPLLTFFDTLSEATMLITRWVIWLSPIGVLFLVTSKLLEIEDVSAIVGQLGLYFITVLLGLLIHGCGTLSLIFFICTGELPFKLIGKMGQVLATAFGTSSSTATLPVTIQCLDDIGVDPRVTRFVVPIGATINMDGTALYEAVAAIFIAQVRRVPLTLGSVIGVSITATAASIGAAGIPQAGLVTMVMVLDTVGLPAEDVTLIIAVDWLLDRFRTTINVICDALGAYVVEHMSKKELQASANLQEETIELARVRKAEA, encoded by the exons ATGGCACGAccgagaaaatggaaaaatttcatGTCAGAAAATATGTTAACGATGCTTACAGTACTTGGAGTTATAGCCGGTGTTATTCTCGGTTTCATTTTAAGGAATGCCAAGAGCGAACCATGGTCGAAAAGAGAGATCATGTATATCCAATTTCCAGGAGACATTTTCCTTAGAATGTTGAAAGCACTTATCTTGCCATTAATTCTTGCTAGTATTGTTAGTGCCATCGGCGGTTTGGACCTTAATTTATCTG GAAGAATTGGTATACGatccatttattattattcggCGACAACGATATCTGCTGTAATTCTTGGTATAATTTTGGTTCTACTTATTAAACCTGGAAACTTCAGTACACAGAGTTTAGTTGCAATAGGAGATGCAAAAGCGCCTAGAGATGTTACTACTATAGACACGCTATTAGATCTGGTCAG AAATGTGTTCCCACCAAATCTTATACAAGCTTGTATTGCTCAG TATCGTACTATATTAGTAAAGCCTGAAAATGCAACAGGAG TAAATAGTATATATGAATGGAATATATCTCATGAATATGGAGAGGGTATGAATACCTTAGGTTTAGTATTTTTTGGAATTGTGTTTGGAATTGCACTTAGTAAAATGGGAGAAGCTGGAAAACCTCTCCTAACTTTCTTTGATACCTTATCTGAAGCAACGATGCTAATTACCAGATGGGTTATATG GCTATCTCCAATTGGTGTACTTTTCCTTGTTACTTCAAAGcttttagaaattgaagatgTCAGTGCTATTGTAGGCCAGTTAGGTTTATATTTCATCACAGTATTACTAGGTTTGCTTATACATGGTTGCGGAACtctttctcttattttcttcatttgtaCCGGAGAATTACCATTTAAATTGATAGGAAAAATGGGTCAAGTTCTAGCCACAGCATTTGGTACTTCTTCAAG CACGGCTACACTGCCAGTAACGATACAGTGTTTAGATGATATAGGTGTAGATCCTAGAGTTACAAGATTTGTTGTTCCAATTGGTGCTACCATCAACATGGACGGTACCGCATTGTATGAAGCTGtggctgcaatttttatagctCAAGTCAGAAGAGTTCCACTGACTCTTGGCAGTGTCATTGGTGTTAG TATAACAGCTACTGCAGCAAGTATAGGAGCTGCTGGTATTCCACAAGCTGGTCTTGTTACAATGGTTATGGTACTGGATACTGTTGGTTTACCTGCTGAAGATGTAACACTTATTATTGCGGTAGATTGGCTCTT GGACCGCTTCCGAACAACGATAAATGTCATATGCGACGCGCTAGGTGCTTATGTCGTCGAACATATGAGTAAAAAAGAACTTCAGGCAAGTGCAAATTTACAAGAAGAAACAATCGAACTAGCCAGAGTGAGGAAAGCAGAAGCATAA
- the Cks30A gene encoding cyclin-dependent kinase subunit 30A isoform X1: MSDKIYYSGKYYDDKYEYRHVVLPKEMVKSVPTTRLLREQEWRAMGVQQSQGWVHYMIHKPGSTATCAKVHQNNSEEGERVSRVRRKGIKNTMGHKKK, encoded by the exons ATGTCGGATAAAATCTATTACTCGGGTAAATATTACGACGATAAATACGAATACAG GCACGTAGTGCTACCAAAGGAAATGGTAAAATCAGTACCCACCACACGTCTCTTACGTGAACAAGAATGGAGAGCTATGGGTGTTCAACAAAGCCAAGGATGGGTACATTACATGATCCATAAACCAG GATCTACGGCTACATGTGCAAAGGTACATCAGAATAACAGCGAGGAGGGAGAACGCGTATCGAGAGTTCGGCGAAAGGGGATAAAAAACACGATGGGGcacaaaaagaaatag
- the Cks30A gene encoding cyclin-dependent kinase subunit 30A isoform X2: MSDKIYYSGKYYDDKYEYRHVVLPKEMVKSVPTTRLLREQEWRAMGVQQSQGWVHYMIHKPEPHILLFKRKITSPAPEN, from the exons ATGTCGGATAAAATCTATTACTCGGGTAAATATTACGACGATAAATACGAATACAG GCACGTAGTGCTACCAAAGGAAATGGTAAAATCAGTACCCACCACACGTCTCTTACGTGAACAAGAATGGAGAGCTATGGGTGTTCAACAAAGCCAAGGATGGGTACATTACATGATCCATAAACCAG AGCCACATAtcttattatttaaaagaaaaataacatcaCCAGCACCAGAGAATTAA